A window of the Rhodoferax sp. GW822-FHT02A01 genome harbors these coding sequences:
- a CDS encoding Hsp20/alpha crystallin family protein yields MSALINRGNLFDDFFRDIGPSYYVRPLHGDPLPSPAQIKVDIKETPEAYTVHAEVPGVAKEDIHVVLDGNTVTLSAEVKQQDSTTKDEKVLRSERYFGAVSRSFQLPVDIDRDASKAKFENGVLTLTLAKKRAGGGTHRLSID; encoded by the coding sequence ATGAGCGCACTCATCAACCGGGGCAATCTGTTCGACGATTTCTTCCGCGATATTGGACCCAGTTACTACGTCAGGCCATTGCATGGAGATCCTTTGCCCTCTCCTGCACAGATCAAGGTGGATATCAAGGAGACTCCGGAGGCATACACCGTTCACGCGGAAGTGCCTGGCGTTGCCAAGGAAGATATCCATGTGGTTCTGGATGGCAACACGGTGACCCTGAGTGCCGAAGTCAAGCAGCAGGACAGCACCACCAAGGACGAAAAAGTGCTGCGTAGCGAGCGGTATTTCGGTGCCGTTTCGCGCAGCTTCCAGTTGCCCGTGGACATTGACCGGGATGCCTCCAAGGCCAAGTTCGAGAACGGCGTTCTGACGCTGACACTGGCCAAGAAGAGGGCTGGCGGCGGCACGCACCGCCTGAGCATCGACTAG
- a CDS encoding DHA2 family efflux MFS transporter permease subunit, whose translation MEQTTVKRYLPWVVATALFMEQLDSTIVNTAVPSMAASLNVTPLSLKGVVASYILSLAVGIPISGWMADRFGTRRVFAWAVALFTLSSVLCGLSVNVPMLVGARILQGIGASMMVPVGRLTIIRTFAKSELLVAMNFVVIPALIGPLLGPTVGGVIVHWLSWRDIFFVNVPVGLAAQWLIYRYMPDYRSDTQRPLDLVGLVLFSSGTALLSWLLEVFGEHRIDSTSATVLLVIAVSLLLAYGVHASQTAFPLLRLTLFKVRTFRISVLGGFVTRLGLGGMPFLLPLLYQVGIGLTSWESGLLMMPAAAAAMGMKLVASRVLGRFGYRKVLVVNTVLIGLTVSLFSLVGSSTPLWHIVCLSLTQGFFNSLQFTSMNSMAYADIEAKDSSMASTMGSSMQQLSMSFGLACGSLVTGWYLGDIPQTDRLAVTSALHHAFLTLGAVTIVSSLSFWALKPHDGDAVSQGSQEPGE comes from the coding sequence ATGGAGCAAACCACCGTCAAACGCTACTTACCCTGGGTGGTGGCAACAGCGTTATTCATGGAGCAGCTGGACTCCACCATCGTCAACACGGCGGTCCCCTCCATGGCCGCAAGCCTGAACGTGACTCCATTGAGCCTCAAGGGCGTGGTGGCCAGTTACATCCTGAGTCTGGCCGTAGGCATTCCCATCAGCGGATGGATGGCAGACCGGTTCGGCACCCGCCGCGTATTTGCCTGGGCCGTGGCGCTGTTCACCCTTTCGTCGGTGCTCTGCGGCCTGTCGGTCAACGTACCCATGCTGGTGGGTGCACGCATCCTGCAAGGCATTGGCGCATCCATGATGGTGCCCGTGGGGCGGCTGACCATCATCCGGACCTTTGCCAAGTCCGAACTGCTGGTGGCCATGAATTTTGTCGTCATTCCCGCGCTCATCGGCCCCTTGCTGGGCCCGACCGTAGGCGGCGTGATCGTGCACTGGCTGTCCTGGCGCGACATCTTCTTCGTCAACGTGCCGGTCGGCTTGGCGGCGCAGTGGCTGATATATCGCTACATGCCCGATTACCGCAGCGACACGCAGCGTCCACTGGACCTGGTCGGGCTGGTGCTGTTCAGCTCGGGCACAGCCTTGCTGTCGTGGTTGCTGGAGGTGTTTGGTGAGCATCGCATCGACAGTACTTCGGCCACGGTGCTGCTGGTGATTGCTGTCAGTCTGCTGCTGGCCTATGGTGTTCACGCCAGCCAGACCGCCTTTCCACTGTTGCGCCTGACGCTGTTCAAGGTGCGTACCTTCCGCATTTCCGTACTGGGTGGTTTTGTCACGCGCCTGGGCCTGGGCGGCATGCCTTTCCTGCTGCCCCTGCTCTACCAGGTGGGCATTGGACTTACCTCGTGGGAATCGGGTCTGCTGATGATGCCCGCAGCGGCAGCGGCCATGGGCATGAAGCTGGTTGCGTCCCGCGTGCTGGGCCGCTTTGGCTATCGCAAGGTCCTGGTCGTCAACACCGTGCTGATCGGCCTGACGGTCTCGCTGTTTTCCCTGGTAGGGTCCTCCACACCTCTGTGGCACATCGTGTGCCTGAGCCTTACGCAAGGCTTCTTCAATTCGCTGCAGTTCACCAGCATGAACTCCATGGCCTATGCGGATATCGAAGCCAAGGACTCCAGCATGGCCAGCACCATGGGCAGCTCCATGCAGCAGCTGTCCATGAGCTTCGGACTGGCCTGCGGTTCACTGGTGACGGGCTGGTATCTGGGAGACATCCCCCAGACCGACAGGCTGGCCGTGACCAGCGCACTGCACCACGCATTCCTGACCCTGGGCGCCGTCACCATCGTCTCATCCCTTTCCTTCTGGGCCTTGAAGCCCCACGATGGCGATGCGGTCAGCCAGGGCTCTCAGGAACCGGGTGAGTGA
- a CDS encoding ATPase, T2SS/T4P/T4SS family gives MNDHAELLHIITPANPAELWHTLSNSSADAQRFGHIGEALLDAKLIDQEQLGKTLRQQELDRSRGIHKPLGTMLVEAGSVSNQQIDHAIACWLGTGVVDATQFDFDPQAIALIKSNVAERESVVPLMLHEDVLVLLMADPQDRRLLQELRFMTQKRILSLLPAPGTLMPAIARAYARPAVPAESATSVNRMSSKDLASDLALDSDRATEQANDVVSESDNTLVRLINSLIEEAIALKASDIHIETRPAPANVRIRLRLDGELKLHLEVESRYRYALVARIKIMANMDISEHRKPQDGKIDFSRFGGTKTELRVVTVPTSSGLEDVVLRLLAGSKALPISGIGLGEADLNNLREVVRKPYGLILVCGPTGSGKTTTLHSLIADINTESRKIWTAEDPIEITQEGLRQVQMNARIGWTFAAAMRTFLRADPDVIMIGEVRDEETARIAIEASLTGHLVLSTLHTNSASESIARLLEIGLDPFNFSDSLLAILAQRLVRRLCRKCVQSRPATDQEIHDLAFQYVESVQRADEKNVQMQVEIWKAAFGKPDGKGGRVLYSYQKCGCEACEGRGYKGRLGIYELLLNSEEIRHHIRQRDSAGDIRFTALRGGMRTLRQDGLEKVLLGLTDVSEVMAASNL, from the coding sequence ATGAATGATCACGCCGAACTCCTGCACATCATCACCCCGGCCAATCCCGCAGAGTTGTGGCATACGCTCTCCAACTCCTCGGCAGATGCCCAGCGCTTTGGCCATATCGGCGAAGCCTTGCTGGACGCCAAGCTGATAGACCAGGAGCAATTGGGCAAGACGCTCAGGCAACAGGAGCTGGACCGTTCGCGCGGCATACACAAACCGTTGGGCACCATGCTGGTGGAGGCAGGTTCGGTTTCCAACCAGCAGATCGACCATGCAATCGCATGCTGGCTGGGCACCGGCGTGGTGGATGCCACGCAATTTGATTTCGACCCGCAGGCGATTGCGCTGATCAAATCCAATGTGGCTGAACGTGAATCGGTGGTACCCCTGATGCTGCACGAAGATGTGCTGGTGCTGCTCATGGCCGACCCGCAGGACCGGCGCCTATTGCAGGAACTGCGTTTCATGACGCAAAAGCGCATTTTGAGTCTGTTGCCCGCACCTGGAACGCTGATGCCCGCCATCGCCCGTGCCTATGCCCGCCCAGCCGTTCCTGCTGAGTCTGCAACCTCTGTCAACCGCATGTCTTCCAAGGACCTCGCAAGTGACCTCGCGCTGGATAGCGACCGGGCGACCGAGCAGGCCAACGACGTGGTCAGCGAATCGGACAACACCCTGGTGCGCCTGATCAACTCGTTGATCGAAGAGGCGATTGCGCTCAAGGCATCCGACATCCACATCGAAACCCGCCCGGCACCCGCCAATGTGCGTATCCGCTTGCGCCTGGACGGTGAGCTCAAGCTCCATCTAGAAGTCGAGTCGCGCTACCGCTATGCACTGGTTGCGCGCATCAAGATCATGGCCAACATGGACATCTCCGAGCACCGCAAGCCGCAGGACGGAAAGATCGACTTCTCGCGCTTTGGCGGGACCAAGACGGAATTGCGCGTGGTGACGGTCCCCACGTCCAGCGGACTGGAGGATGTGGTGCTGCGTCTGCTGGCGGGCTCCAAGGCGCTCCCCATCTCGGGGATCGGACTGGGCGAGGCAGACTTGAACAACCTGCGCGAAGTCGTGCGCAAGCCCTATGGCCTGATTCTGGTGTGTGGCCCCACGGGCAGCGGCAAGACCACCACGCTGCATTCGCTCATTGCCGACATCAACACCGAAAGCCGCAAGATATGGACTGCAGAGGACCCCATTGAAATCACGCAGGAAGGTCTGCGTCAGGTGCAGATGAATGCGCGCATCGGCTGGACCTTTGCTGCGGCCATGCGCACGTTCCTGCGCGCCGACCCCGATGTGATCATGATTGGCGAGGTCCGCGATGAAGAGACAGCACGCATCGCGATCGAAGCCTCGCTCACCGGCCACCTCGTGCTGTCGACCTTGCATACCAACTCAGCCTCGGAGAGCATTGCGCGTCTGCTGGAGATCGGGCTGGACCCTTTCAACTTTTCGGACTCGCTGCTGGCGATCCTGGCGCAGCGCCTGGTGCGCAGGCTATGCCGTAAATGCGTGCAGTCACGCCCGGCAACCGATCAGGAGATCCACGATCTGGCGTTTCAATACGTGGAGAGCGTACAGCGCGCTGACGAGAAGAATGTGCAGATGCAGGTGGAGATCTGGAAGGCCGCCTTTGGCAAGCCCGATGGCAAGGGAGGTCGCGTCCTCTACAGCTACCAGAAGTGCGGCTGCGAAGCCTGTGAGGGCCGCGGCTACAAGGGGCGATTGGGCATCTATGAGCTGCTGCTCAACAGCGAGGAGATTCGCCACCATATCCGGCAGCGCGACTCGGCTGGTGATATCCGCTTCACCGCCTTGCGCGGGGGCATGCGCACGCTGCGCCAGGACGGACTGGAAAAAGTGCTGCTGGGTTTAACCGATGTGTCCGAGGTCATGGCCGCCAGCAATCTCTGA
- a CDS encoding anaerobic C4-dicarboxylate transporter, protein MSVLLQVAIILVCLFYGARKGGIALGLLGGIGIVLLTFAFNLTPGKPPVDVMLTIIAVVAASATLQASGGLEVMLLGAEKLLRRNPKYVSILAPFTTCALTMLCGTGHVVYTMLPIIYDIAIKNDIRPERPMAASSIASQMGILASPVSVAVVSLVAFLAKVPVNGHVIDFIQVLAITIPSTLAGVLMIGIFSWFRGKELKDDPEFQQRIADPEKRELVYGHTASLIGKTLSRDQWVAMWIFIGSIVVVAFLGAFQELRPVVGGKPLNMVLTIQMFMLLAGALMIVFTKTDPSTIGKMEVFRAGMVAVVAVFGIAWMADTVFEANLPQLKLALTDMVKTQPWTYAIALLLVSKLVNSQAAAISAMVPVGLAIGVPPGYIVAFAAASYGYYILPTYPSDLAAIQFDRSGTTHIGKYVINHSFIAPGLIGVSTSCLVGFLLATSTGLV, encoded by the coding sequence ATGAGTGTTTTGCTTCAGGTCGCCATCATCTTAGTTTGCCTTTTCTACGGCGCCAGAAAAGGCGGTATCGCACTGGGTTTGCTCGGCGGTATCGGCATTGTTCTACTCACCTTTGCCTTCAACCTCACACCTGGAAAACCACCAGTGGATGTGATGCTGACCATCATCGCGGTGGTGGCTGCATCGGCCACCTTGCAGGCGTCCGGTGGGTTGGAAGTGATGCTGCTGGGCGCTGAAAAGCTGCTGCGGCGCAACCCCAAATACGTGTCCATCCTGGCACCGTTCACCACCTGTGCTCTGACCATGCTGTGCGGCACCGGGCATGTGGTCTACACCATGCTGCCCATCATCTATGACATCGCCATCAAGAACGACATCCGTCCGGAGCGGCCCATGGCCGCCTCATCCATTGCGAGCCAGATGGGCATCCTGGCCAGCCCGGTATCCGTTGCCGTGGTGTCGCTGGTGGCCTTTCTGGCCAAGGTGCCAGTCAACGGCCATGTGATCGACTTCATCCAGGTGCTGGCCATCACCATCCCATCCACACTGGCAGGTGTGCTGATGATTGGCATCTTCAGCTGGTTCCGCGGCAAAGAGCTCAAGGACGACCCTGAGTTCCAACAACGCATTGCCGACCCGGAAAAGCGCGAGCTCGTCTACGGCCACACGGCTTCGCTGATCGGCAAGACCCTGTCGCGCGACCAATGGGTGGCCATGTGGATCTTCATCGGTTCGATTGTGGTGGTGGCATTCCTGGGCGCATTCCAGGAGCTGCGCCCCGTCGTGGGCGGCAAGCCGCTGAACATGGTGCTGACCATCCAGATGTTCATGTTGCTGGCCGGTGCCTTGATGATCGTGTTCACCAAGACCGACCCCAGCACCATTGGCAAGATGGAAGTGTTTCGCGCCGGCATGGTCGCGGTGGTAGCCGTGTTTGGTATTGCCTGGATGGCAGATACCGTGTTTGAAGCCAATCTGCCGCAGCTCAAGCTCGCATTGACCGACATGGTGAAAACGCAACCATGGACTTACGCCATTGCCCTGCTGCTGGTGTCCAAGCTGGTGAACTCGCAAGCCGCAGCCATCAGCGCCATGGTGCCTGTGGGTCTGGCCATCGGAGTGCCTCCGGGCTACATCGTGGCCTTTGCCGCAGCGTCTTACGGTTACTACATCCTTCCTACCTATCCGAGTGACCTGGCCGCGATCCAGTTTGACCGCTCAGGCACCACCCACATCGGCAAGTACGTGATCAACCACAGCTTCATTGCACCCGGCCTGATTGGTGTGAGCACCTCCTGTCTGGTGGGCTTCCTGCTGGCCACGTCTACCGGTCTGGTCTAG
- the mgtA gene encoding magnesium-translocating P-type ATPase, whose protein sequence is MAPLNAPQSAEVGLTTSEAQQRLQQYGANRLQDAKQLALIWQFLLNFRNPLVLILLAASVLTGVTGDVSGALIIGLIVVMSVTLDFVQAHRAGKAAASLAMKVAVTAMALRDGKTQQIPVGDLVPGDVVHLSAGDLIPADARLLQANDFFVNQAQLTGEPYPVEKTAPQASAPTTPGDTWELDAADRIYLGSTVVSGSAQALIGRTGSTTALGQIAVDLNKTAPPTAFELGTRQFGTMIMRFTLLMVLVTLLVNVALHRPLLESFLFAVALAVGLTPELLPMVVSVTLTKGALRMAALKVIVKRPSAIQDMGAMDVLCTDKTGTLTEARIRLERYLDTQGKSSDQVLELAYQNSFFESGLKSPLDDAILAHGDIDVSRWTKIDEVPFDFERRRVSVLLQSTSDANHPLARRLVVKGAPEDVITLCTHVLDDNGQPVPLDDAVHDRIHKLFDSLGEEGFRVLGIAWRDVPLEMAHAVVSDESELVFAGFTAFLDPPKVSAGLALKAMTESGVAVKIVTGDNERVTRHVCTELNLEIQGVLTGTEIAVMNDDALRARVDDVNLFCRVNPSQKNRVILALKARGHVVGYLGDGINDAPSLHTADVGISVDEAVDVAKQAAAMILLEKDLMVLHQGILEGRRTFGNVMKYIMMATSSNFGNMFSMAAATLFLPFLPMLPLQILLNNLLYDVSEIALPLDDVDAEDLAAPKRWDMRFIRNFMLTIGPVSSLFDFLTFYLLIKLFNAHESLFRTGWFVESIATQVLVIFVIRTRRNPLRSHPNRWLVLSSLGVVLTAMALPFSPLAVYLGFTPLPGEFFALLAALLLAYLLMVEAGKRWFYHRQSR, encoded by the coding sequence GGCTAACCGGCTGCAAGACGCCAAGCAGCTGGCACTGATCTGGCAGTTTCTGCTGAACTTCCGCAATCCGCTGGTGTTGATCCTGCTGGCCGCCAGCGTGCTGACCGGCGTGACGGGCGACGTCAGCGGCGCATTGATCATCGGCCTCATCGTGGTGATGAGTGTCACGCTGGATTTCGTGCAGGCACACCGCGCCGGCAAGGCCGCAGCCAGCCTGGCCATGAAGGTCGCTGTGACGGCCATGGCTCTGCGCGATGGCAAGACGCAGCAGATCCCGGTGGGTGATCTGGTACCAGGCGACGTGGTGCACCTGTCCGCGGGCGATCTGATACCGGCGGATGCGCGCCTGCTGCAGGCCAACGACTTTTTCGTGAACCAGGCGCAACTGACCGGTGAACCCTATCCGGTGGAAAAGACGGCCCCGCAAGCCAGCGCGCCCACCACACCTGGGGACACCTGGGAGCTGGACGCAGCGGATCGCATCTACCTGGGCAGTACCGTGGTCAGCGGTTCAGCACAGGCGCTCATAGGGCGCACCGGCAGCACCACGGCGCTGGGACAGATTGCGGTGGACCTGAACAAGACCGCACCACCCACGGCGTTTGAGCTGGGTACGCGGCAGTTCGGCACCATGATCATGCGCTTCACCCTGCTCATGGTGCTGGTGACGCTGCTGGTGAACGTGGCCTTGCATCGACCGCTGCTGGAGTCCTTTCTGTTTGCGGTGGCACTGGCCGTGGGCCTCACACCCGAGCTGCTGCCCATGGTGGTGTCGGTCACCCTGACCAAAGGGGCCTTGCGCATGGCTGCGCTCAAGGTCATCGTCAAGCGCCCGTCTGCCATACAGGACATGGGCGCCATGGACGTGCTGTGCACCGACAAGACCGGCACCCTGACCGAAGCACGCATCCGGCTGGAGCGTTATCTGGATACACAAGGCAAGAGCAGCGACCAGGTGCTGGAGCTGGCCTACCAGAACAGCTTCTTCGAGAGCGGACTCAAGAGTCCGCTGGACGATGCCATCCTGGCGCACGGTGATATCGACGTCAGCCGTTGGACCAAGATCGACGAGGTGCCCTTTGACTTCGAGCGCCGCCGCGTATCCGTGTTGCTGCAAAGCACCTCGGACGCCAACCATCCCCTGGCCCGTCGCCTGGTGGTCAAGGGCGCACCGGAAGACGTCATCACCTTGTGTACCCACGTGCTGGACGACAACGGCCAACCGGTTCCCCTGGACGATGCCGTCCACGACCGCATCCACAAGCTGTTCGACAGCCTGGGCGAAGAAGGCTTCCGGGTGCTGGGCATTGCCTGGCGGGACGTGCCGCTGGAGATGGCGCATGCGGTGGTGTCGGACGAAAGTGAACTGGTATTTGCCGGCTTCACCGCGTTTCTCGACCCACCCAAGGTAAGCGCCGGTCTGGCACTCAAGGCCATGACCGAAAGCGGTGTAGCGGTGAAGATCGTCACCGGAGACAACGAGCGTGTGACCCGCCATGTGTGCACCGAGCTGAACCTGGAAATCCAAGGTGTGCTGACCGGCACCGAGATCGCCGTCATGAACGACGACGCACTGCGTGCGCGTGTGGATGACGTCAACCTGTTCTGCCGCGTCAACCCATCGCAGAAGAACCGTGTCATCCTGGCGCTCAAGGCGCGCGGCCATGTGGTGGGCTATCTGGGCGACGGCATCAACGATGCACCATCACTGCATACCGCCGACGTTGGCATCTCGGTGGACGAGGCAGTGGATGTAGCCAAGCAGGCTGCCGCCATGATCCTGCTGGAGAAGGACCTGATGGTGCTGCACCAGGGCATTCTGGAAGGGCGGCGCACCTTCGGCAATGTGATGAAGTACATCATGATGGCCACCAGCTCCAACTTCGGCAACATGTTCAGCATGGCGGCGGCCACGCTGTTCCTGCCCTTCCTGCCCATGCTGCCGCTGCAGATCCTGCTCAACAACCTGCTCTACGACGTGTCCGAGATTGCACTGCCGCTGGACGATGTGGACGCCGAAGACCTGGCCGCGCCCAAGCGCTGGGACATGCGCTTCATCCGCAACTTCATGCTGACCATAGGGCCAGTGAGTTCGCTGTTCGACTTCCTCACCTTCTACCTGCTGATCAAGCTGTTCAACGCCCATGAGTCGCTGTTTCGCACCGGCTGGTTTGTGGAGTCGATTGCCACACAGGTGTTGGTGATCTTTGTGATCCGCACGCGGCGCAATCCGCTGCGCAGCCATCCCAACCGCTGGCTGGTGCTCTCGTCCCTGGGCGTGGTACTCACCGCCATGGCGCTGCCCTTCTCGCCATTGGCGGTGTATCTGGGCTTCACACCGCTGCCGGGCGAATTCTTCGCCCTGCTGGCCGCGCTGTTGCTGGCATACCTGTTGATGGTGGAGGCGGGCAAGCGCTGGTTCTACCACCGCCAATCCCGCTGA